One Gelria sp. Kuro-4 DNA segment encodes these proteins:
- a CDS encoding Zn-dependent hydrolase has protein sequence METKVERLEQDITALAEFTATPGAGVTRFSFTPEDRAAREYIKAEMARAGLTVREDAAGTVIGRREGAAPGPVVMVGSHFDSVKHGGRFDGTAGVVAALEIARVLKEHNVKTRYPIEFIAMIEEEGGRFGGGLFASRAMAGKVGREELARNKDAQGVSTAEAMAAFGFPPADIAAARRRPEELKAFFELHIEQGPVLEAAGIDVGVVETIVGIAEYEIEITGRPDHAGTTPMDMRADALLAAGRVVQAVEGLARRAGGGAVGTVGRLEVTPGAANIVPGRVSFTVDFRAKDSRVLADLVAGLKAALEEACRGDVKFTLTEKLSIPPVVLSTAIRELLLKEAARRGTSTRVMQSGAGHDAMVMAGLTDVGLVFVPSRGGRSHCPEEWTDYAALKKGVDVLLGTILQIAEG, from the coding sequence ATGGAAACCAAAGTTGAACGCTTGGAGCAGGACATAACGGCCCTGGCGGAGTTCACCGCCACGCCCGGCGCCGGCGTCACCCGCTTCTCTTTTACCCCGGAGGACCGGGCGGCACGCGAGTACATCAAGGCCGAAATGGCCCGCGCCGGCCTAACGGTGCGCGAGGATGCAGCCGGCACCGTGATCGGACGCCGGGAGGGCGCGGCGCCTGGACCCGTGGTGATGGTGGGCTCCCACTTCGACTCGGTGAAACACGGCGGGCGCTTCGACGGTACGGCCGGGGTGGTGGCGGCGCTGGAGATCGCCCGTGTGCTCAAGGAACATAACGTCAAGACCCGCTACCCCATCGAATTCATCGCCATGATCGAGGAAGAAGGCGGGCGTTTCGGCGGCGGGCTCTTCGCCAGCCGCGCCATGGCCGGAAAGGTGGGCCGGGAAGAGCTGGCGCGCAACAAAGACGCGCAGGGCGTAAGCACCGCCGAGGCCATGGCCGCCTTCGGCTTCCCGCCCGCGGACATCGCCGCCGCCCGGCGCCGGCCCGAGGAGCTGAAGGCCTTCTTCGAGCTCCACATTGAGCAGGGGCCTGTGCTCGAAGCGGCAGGAATCGACGTGGGCGTCGTCGAAACCATTGTCGGTATCGCAGAGTACGAGATAGAGATCACCGGCCGCCCGGACCACGCCGGCACCACCCCCATGGATATGCGCGCCGACGCGCTCTTGGCGGCCGGCCGCGTGGTTCAGGCGGTGGAGGGGCTGGCCCGCCGGGCCGGGGGCGGCGCGGTGGGCACCGTGGGCCGCTTGGAAGTTACCCCCGGAGCCGCCAACATCGTACCCGGGCGGGTCTCCTTCACCGTCGACTTTAGGGCCAAAGACAGCCGGGTGCTGGCCGACCTGGTGGCCGGACTCAAGGCTGCTCTGGAGGAAGCCTGCCGGGGTGATGTCAAGTTTACCCTGACGGAAAAGCTCAGCATACCGCCGGTGGTTCTCTCGACGGCCATCCGCGAGCTTTTGCTCAAGGAGGCCGCTCGGCGCGGCACCTCCACCCGGGTGATGCAGAGCGGCGCCGGGCACGACGCCATGGTAATGGCCGGCCTTACTGATGTTGGTTTAGTCTTTGTTCCCAGCCGCGGCGGGCGCAGCCACTGCCCTGAAGAATGGACAGACTACGCCGCCCTCAAGAAGGGCGTTGACGTGCTCCTGGGGACAATTCTGCAAATTGCGGAGGGATAG
- a CDS encoding amidohydrolase produces the protein MQVKELAARVQPELVELRRYFHQHPEPSFEEVNTGKRIAAELEKLGISVERKAKTGVVGTLKGGKPGRTVALRADIDALSIQEETGLPFASENKGFMHACGHDAHITCLLGAAKILAQLKDEIPGTVKFIFQPAEEIAHGAKLMVEEGAMEGVDGIFGMHVWGDLPAGKVCVDAGPRMASADMFTITVEGKGGHGSAPHQGVDAVVVAAAIVMNLQTIVSREFSPLEPVVVHVGKVVAGDRFNIIASRALMEGANRCFNPEIRRKLPEIVRRVAENTAATFRATAQVEYHFGCPPTINDGELAAIAQGAVKKLYGEEGLAPMPLLTGSEDFPFYQEKAPGAFAFLGVCNPAKGTCWPQHHSHYTIDEDALQVGAAVYAQFALDFLAAK, from the coding sequence ATGCAGGTCAAGGAACTCGCTGCCCGGGTCCAGCCGGAGCTCGTGGAGCTCAGGCGGTACTTTCACCAGCACCCGGAACCCAGTTTTGAAGAGGTGAACACCGGGAAGCGTATCGCTGCGGAGCTGGAGAAGCTCGGTATCAGCGTCGAGCGCAAGGCCAAGACAGGGGTAGTGGGCACCCTGAAGGGTGGCAAACCCGGCCGTACCGTGGCGCTGCGCGCCGACATCGACGCGCTCTCCATCCAGGAGGAGACGGGGCTCCCCTTTGCCTCGGAGAATAAGGGCTTCATGCACGCCTGCGGCCACGACGCCCACATCACCTGCCTCCTGGGCGCGGCCAAGATCCTCGCCCAACTCAAGGACGAGATTCCCGGCACAGTAAAGTTCATCTTCCAGCCGGCCGAGGAGATCGCCCACGGTGCCAAGCTGATGGTGGAAGAGGGCGCTATGGAGGGCGTGGACGGCATCTTCGGCATGCACGTCTGGGGCGACCTGCCGGCGGGCAAGGTGTGCGTGGATGCCGGGCCGCGCATGGCCTCGGCCGATATGTTCACCATCACCGTCGAGGGTAAGGGCGGTCACGGTTCCGCCCCCCATCAGGGCGTGGATGCCGTGGTGGTGGCGGCGGCCATTGTGATGAACCTGCAGACCATCGTCAGCCGTGAGTTCAGTCCGCTGGAGCCGGTGGTGGTTCATGTGGGTAAGGTGGTGGCCGGCGATCGCTTCAACATCATCGCCAGCCGGGCGCTCATGGAGGGGGCCAACCGCTGCTTCAACCCGGAAATCCGCCGCAAGCTGCCGGAAATCGTCCGCCGCGTGGCGGAAAACACCGCGGCCACCTTCCGCGCCACGGCCCAGGTGGAGTACCACTTCGGCTGCCCGCCCACCATCAATGACGGCGAATTGGCCGCGATCGCCCAGGGCGCGGTGAAGAAACTCTACGGTGAAGAGGGGCTTGCGCCGATGCCGCTGCTCACGGGCAGTGAGGACTTCCCCTTCTATCAGGAAAAGGCGCCCGGCGCCTTCGCCTTCCTCGGCGTCTGCAACCCGGCCAAAGGCACCTGCTGGCCGCAGCACCACTCGCACTACACCATCGACGAGGACGCCCTGCAGGTGGGCGCTGCGGTCTACGCCCAGTTCGCGCTGGACTTCCTGGCTGCGAAGTAA
- a CDS encoding aminotransferase class I/II-fold pyridoxal phosphate-dependent enzyme, translating to MHLAPFQVEHWLNTHELTARYNLAETDAKPFTVRELLAVTGASPDFLLDTRLSYNPTLGSDALREVIAGFYPGATAANVLVTTGAMEADFLLANILVEPGDTVVVEYPAYQVLYSVAEARGAQVKRWELKAEESYRPNLERLQGLIDEKTKLVVLNTPHNPTGAVLDEPDLRTILRWAEEQGFWVLCDEVYHDLAAGPGAAAPYARTLSSRAVSVGSMSKAFGLSGLRLGWFVGPEEFVEKAWSWKDYTTISNSPVSDLLARLALTHKEAVIARNTAIARANWERLSAWFERWQDLIGYVAPAAGVLAFPWLKKPGLSGTAFCQGAFDREGVLLVPGEAFGCPGHFRIGFGGDPDAFAAGLEHLSAYCATLR from the coding sequence ATGCACCTCGCCCCGTTTCAGGTGGAGCACTGGCTCAACACCCACGAGCTCACCGCCCGTTACAACCTGGCCGAAACCGACGCCAAACCCTTCACCGTGCGCGAGCTCCTCGCGGTGACAGGCGCGAGTCCGGACTTTCTGCTCGACACCCGCCTCTCCTACAACCCCACCCTGGGCTCAGACGCCCTGCGGGAAGTCATCGCCGGCTTTTACCCCGGTGCGACGGCCGCGAACGTCCTCGTCACCACCGGCGCCATGGAGGCGGACTTTCTGCTCGCCAACATCCTGGTGGAACCCGGGGACACGGTGGTGGTGGAGTACCCGGCCTACCAGGTGCTGTACTCGGTGGCCGAGGCCCGAGGAGCCCAGGTGAAGCGCTGGGAGCTGAAGGCTGAGGAAAGTTATCGTCCCAACCTGGAGCGCCTGCAGGGCCTGATCGACGAAAAGACCAAACTGGTGGTGCTCAACACCCCGCACAACCCTACCGGCGCCGTTCTTGACGAACCGGACCTCAGGACCATCCTCCGCTGGGCCGAGGAGCAGGGCTTCTGGGTGCTCTGCGACGAGGTCTACCACGACCTGGCCGCCGGGCCGGGCGCGGCGGCCCCCTACGCCCGCACCCTGAGCAGCCGCGCCGTCAGCGTCGGCAGCATGTCCAAGGCCTTCGGCCTCTCCGGCCTGCGCCTGGGCTGGTTCGTGGGACCGGAGGAGTTTGTAGAAAAGGCCTGGAGCTGGAAGGACTACACCACCATCTCCAACTCACCCGTGTCCGACCTTCTCGCCCGCCTGGCCCTCACCCACAAAGAAGCAGTCATCGCCCGCAACACCGCCATCGCCCGCGCCAACTGGGAACGCCTGTCCGCCTGGTTCGAGCGCTGGCAGGACCTGATCGGGTACGTCGCGCCGGCCGCCGGGGTCCTCGCCTTCCCCTGGCTGAAGAAGCCCGGCCTTTCCGGGACCGCCTTCTGCCAGGGAGCGTTCGACCGAGAGGGCGTCCTCCTGGTGCCGGGCGAGGCCTTCGGCTGCCCCGGCCACTTCCGCATCGGCTTCGGCGGCGACCCCGACGCCTTCGCCGCCGGCCTCGAGCACCTCAGCGCCTACTGCGCGACGCTGCGCTAG
- a CDS encoding type II toxin-antitoxin system VapC family toxin yields METLVVADTSVIVDFLQGRAPARHFIEETLAYGRLGLTSITVFELCVGLNFTDKRQQALTQLFRLSTILPLDYKAARLAAELENDLRARGEVIGLADTLIAAICLAQKRPLVSSNTRHFQRVPGLKLLTPETA; encoded by the coding sequence GTGGAAACGCTGGTCGTTGCCGACACGTCCGTAATCGTCGATTTTCTGCAAGGCCGTGCCCCAGCCCGTCATTTCATCGAAGAGACGCTCGCTTACGGGCGGCTGGGCCTCACGAGCATCACCGTCTTTGAGCTTTGCGTAGGCCTTAACTTCACCGACAAACGGCAACAGGCTTTAACACAGCTCTTCCGGTTGTCGACTATCCTCCCCCTCGACTACAAAGCAGCGCGCCTGGCCGCTGAGCTGGAGAACGACCTGCGCGCTCGGGGCGAGGTGATCGGCCTGGCGGATACGCTTATCGCCGCCATCTGCCTTGCACAGAAAAGGCCCTTGGTATCCAGCAACACCAGGCATTTTCAACGCGTCCCGGGCCTAAAACTGCTGACGCCTGAGACGGCCTAG
- a CDS encoding ribbon-helix-helix protein, CopG family: protein MRTTIELDNESRAKLMALAAKRGLRGYSELVQEAVTEYLAKEEQREQAVQEVMELSGSLSADEAKQVEERIEATWKRWSLPTRP from the coding sequence GTGCGCACCACCATCGAGCTCGATAATGAGAGCAGGGCGAAGCTCATGGCCCTGGCGGCCAAGCGCGGTCTACGCGGCTACTCAGAGCTGGTGCAGGAAGCGGTGACCGAGTACCTGGCGAAAGAAGAACAAAGGGAACAAGCCGTGCAGGAGGTCATGGAGCTGAGCGGCTCTCTTTCCGCGGACGAGGCCAAGCAGGTGGAAGAAAGGATAGAAGCGACGTGGAAACGCTGGTCGTTGCCGACACGTCCGTAA
- a CDS encoding ABC transporter ATP-binding protein has product MAVAAELQPGEPILQVRDLATYFFTRKGVVRAVDGFDLHVKKGETLAIVGESGSGKTVAALSFLRLVPSPPGRIVSGHVYFQGKDLLQLKGGELRRVRGSGIALILQEPMSSLNPTLTMGQQIIEAVELGQKKQGRAARDLALEMLRLVQIPAPESRFRSYPHELSGGMKQRVMIAMALACRPQILIADEPTASLDVTIQVQILELIKQLKEEVGTTVILISHDLGVVAEMADRVVVVYAGQVIETAGVKELFHQPVHPYTQGIVGSTLQLKGCRRRLSVIPGQPPTPLNLPAGCRFHPRCVYAKEVCGHETPGYAPVPGAPGRWFRCHYPLLA; this is encoded by the coding sequence ATGGCCGTAGCGGCAGAGCTTCAGCCGGGAGAACCCATCTTACAGGTGCGGGACCTGGCCACCTATTTTTTTACCCGCAAGGGGGTGGTGCGGGCGGTCGATGGTTTCGACCTGCACGTGAAGAAAGGTGAAACCCTGGCCATTGTCGGGGAAAGCGGCAGCGGCAAAACGGTGGCGGCCCTCTCCTTCCTGCGTTTGGTTCCGAGCCCACCGGGACGGATCGTCTCCGGGCATGTTTACTTTCAAGGGAAGGACCTGCTGCAACTCAAGGGCGGGGAGCTGCGCCGGGTGCGCGGCAGCGGCATCGCCCTCATCCTCCAGGAACCCATGTCTTCTCTCAACCCGACGCTCACCATGGGCCAGCAGATCATAGAGGCCGTCGAACTCGGCCAGAAGAAACAGGGCCGGGCGGCGCGCGACCTTGCCCTGGAGATGCTGCGCCTGGTGCAGATTCCCGCGCCGGAAAGCCGCTTCCGCAGCTACCCGCATGAGCTCTCGGGGGGGATGAAGCAGCGGGTGATGATCGCCATGGCGCTGGCCTGCCGCCCCCAGATCCTCATCGCCGACGAGCCGACGGCCTCGCTGGACGTAACCATTCAGGTGCAGATCCTGGAGCTCATCAAACAGCTCAAGGAGGAGGTGGGAACGACCGTCATCCTCATCTCGCACGACCTGGGTGTAGTGGCGGAGATGGCCGACCGCGTGGTGGTGGTGTATGCCGGGCAGGTGATAGAAACCGCCGGTGTCAAGGAGCTTTTTCACCAGCCAGTTCACCCTTACACCCAGGGCATTGTCGGCTCTACCCTACAGCTGAAGGGATGTAGACGTCGCCTGAGCGTAATCCCCGGCCAGCCGCCCACTCCCCTTAACCTACCCGCCGGGTGTCGCTTCCACCCTCGTTGTGTGTATGCCAAGGAGGTGTGTGGGCACGAAACGCCCGGGTACGCGCCCGTCCCGGGTGCACCAGGACGCTGGTTCCGTTGTCATTACCCGCTGCTCGCCTAG
- a CDS encoding ABC transporter substrate-binding protein produces the protein MLRRRVCFVLALVVLLALVAGCKPAGPTAPAPTPGSTPSPPPPAKDGIVIALQGEPTSLDPQFPDDGNCRAVTDNVFNRLLELDGKTLAPVPGLAVEWKAVDSTTWELKLRPNVKFHSGDAFSAEDAAFSIKRIIDPAYKSQIAGNFATIKDAQAVDPLTLRIITSGPDPILPKRLTRLDIVSKNYVTANPDKAAVAPVGTGPYKFVAWNRGSDITLERFDGFWGPQPAITEVKYRFIQEGSTRLAALKAGEIDLAVNLLPEYVNQAPKVVTSPGIEISFLRFNTLRGPMTNPLLRQAANLAIDREALARDLFLGYALPAYQMGKEGYFGFNKRLPPIPHDLEKAKALLKQAGYKGEPIELVSERGRWLKDGELTEAVAAMLSEVGFNIKIKFLSWQEWLDTLFNVEKAPAIIFSCNGNELFDFDRFFSACIQTGAPQSAMSVPAIDQKIVAARTEMDPAKRQALYEELIQAVYDYNFGAPLLNLKDIYGLAKHLEWTPREDSRITVYEMRLAGAQAQ, from the coding sequence ATGCTGCGCAGGAGAGTCTGCTTCGTCCTGGCGCTCGTAGTCTTACTGGCCCTGGTCGCCGGCTGTAAACCCGCCGGCCCAACGGCGCCGGCACCCACGCCGGGGAGCACTCCGTCCCCACCGCCACCGGCCAAGGACGGCATCGTGATCGCCTTACAGGGCGAACCCACTTCGCTCGACCCGCAGTTTCCCGACGATGGCAACTGCCGGGCCGTGACCGATAACGTCTTCAATCGCCTGTTGGAACTCGACGGGAAAACCCTGGCCCCTGTCCCCGGTTTGGCCGTGGAATGGAAGGCCGTAGATTCAACCACGTGGGAATTAAAACTGCGCCCCAATGTGAAGTTCCACAGCGGCGATGCCTTCAGTGCGGAAGACGCCGCCTTCTCCATCAAGCGCATCATTGACCCGGCCTACAAGTCCCAAATCGCCGGGAACTTCGCCACCATCAAAGACGCCCAGGCGGTGGACCCACTCACGCTGCGCATCATTACGAGCGGCCCGGACCCCATCCTGCCCAAGCGCTTGACACGCCTTGACATTGTGAGCAAAAACTACGTCACGGCCAACCCGGACAAAGCGGCGGTAGCTCCCGTGGGCACCGGCCCCTACAAGTTCGTCGCCTGGAACCGCGGCAGCGACATCACCCTGGAACGGTTTGACGGGTTCTGGGGACCCCAGCCGGCCATCACAGAGGTTAAGTACCGCTTTATCCAGGAAGGCTCCACCCGCCTCGCCGCCCTCAAGGCCGGCGAGATCGACCTGGCGGTAAACCTGCTCCCCGAGTACGTAAACCAAGCACCCAAGGTGGTCACCTCACCCGGCATTGAAATCAGCTTCCTGCGCTTCAATACCCTGCGCGGACCGATGACCAACCCACTCCTGCGGCAGGCGGCCAACCTGGCCATCGACCGCGAAGCCTTGGCGCGCGACCTCTTCCTGGGTTACGCTCTCCCCGCTTACCAGATGGGTAAAGAGGGCTACTTCGGGTTTAACAAGCGGCTGCCTCCCATCCCCCACGACCTGGAAAAAGCCAAGGCTCTCCTTAAGCAGGCCGGTTACAAGGGCGAACCCATTGAGCTCGTCTCCGAGCGCGGCCGTTGGCTCAAGGACGGTGAGCTTACGGAGGCCGTGGCCGCCATGCTGAGCGAGGTCGGGTTCAATATCAAGATCAAGTTCCTCAGCTGGCAGGAGTGGCTGGACACGCTCTTCAACGTTGAGAAGGCGCCGGCCATAATATTCAGTTGTAACGGCAACGAGCTCTTCGACTTTGACCGCTTCTTCAGCGCCTGCATCCAGACGGGTGCCCCGCAGAGCGCCATGTCCGTGCCGGCCATCGACCAGAAGATCGTTGCCGCGCGCACGGAAATGGACCCGGCGAAACGCCAGGCCCTGTATGAAGAACTGATTCAGGCGGTGTACGATTACAACTTCGGGGCGCCTCTGCTCAACCTGAAGGACATCTACGGCCTGGCCAAGCACCTGGAGTGGACCCCGCGCGAGGATTCACGGATCACCGTGTACGAAATGAGGTTGGCGGGAGCCCAGGCGCAGTGA
- a CDS encoding ABC transporter permease yields MKRYIAQRLLYTLIVILGVSILVFVITHVIGNPVDTMLPLQATDAQRAELAHQLGLDRPLSVQLADFLQGMLRLDFGVSWWQQVPALPLVAAKLPATFLLVLTGLALAVLIALPLGILAAYRPGTVLDRLLTTTSLVGICLPPFWVGLMLILLFAVRWGWFFTSGYGTWRHLVLPALTLAVVPAGHLTQIVRFAMAEQLNTAYAITARMKGASDWDVIFKHALRNAATQIVTLGGMDLGRLLAGEAAPIEVVFGWPGFGTLIVQTIARQDFPLLQVEVFLVAAIICLINLGVDLSYGLFDPRIRCEGG; encoded by the coding sequence ATGAAGCGCTACATCGCCCAGCGCCTGCTCTACACCCTCATCGTCATCCTGGGGGTTTCCATCCTCGTCTTCGTGATCACCCATGTCATCGGTAACCCGGTGGACACCATGCTGCCGCTCCAGGCCACCGACGCGCAGCGGGCGGAGCTGGCCCACCAACTGGGGTTGGACCGTCCGCTGAGCGTTCAATTGGCGGACTTTCTCCAGGGCATGCTGCGCCTTGATTTCGGGGTTTCCTGGTGGCAGCAGGTACCGGCCCTGCCCCTGGTCGCCGCGAAGCTGCCGGCCACCTTCCTTCTCGTCCTCACGGGGCTGGCCCTGGCGGTGCTCATCGCCCTGCCGCTGGGGATCCTGGCGGCCTACCGCCCGGGCACGGTGCTGGATCGCCTGCTCACCACCACCTCCCTCGTCGGCATCTGCCTGCCGCCCTTTTGGGTGGGACTGATGCTGATTCTCCTCTTCGCGGTCCGCTGGGGCTGGTTTTTCACTTCCGGTTACGGCACTTGGCGCCACTTGGTTCTCCCCGCACTTACCTTAGCCGTGGTGCCCGCCGGTCACCTGACCCAAATCGTGCGCTTCGCCATGGCGGAACAGCTCAATACCGCTTACGCCATCACCGCCCGCATGAAAGGAGCCAGCGATTGGGACGTCATTTTTAAGCACGCCCTCAGGAACGCCGCCACCCAAATCGTCACCCTGGGCGGTATGGACCTGGGGCGCCTCCTGGCCGGCGAAGCCGCGCCCATTGAGGTGGTGTTCGGCTGGCCCGGATTCGGCACGCTCATCGTGCAGACCATCGCCCGCCAGGACTTCCCCCTGCTGCAGGTGGAAGTGTTCCTGGTGGCGGCGATTATCTGCCTCATCAACCTGGGGGTCGACCTCTCCTACGGCCTGTTCGACCCGCGCATCCGCTGCGAAGGGGGCTAA
- a CDS encoding ABC transporter permease, producing the protein MAAKPWHAWGQRFAGNRVALVALLVLLIIVLASFAAPWIAPYNPTKGSLAERLLPPSLAPPRDGGFPHLLGTDAQGRDVLSRLTYGGRVSLSVAFTVVALAGCLGTVLGLVSGYFGGKVDLLLMRLVDIQSSFPGLLVALTFVMVLGPGQRNLTIALLINGWMVHARMARSQVLALRESTMVEAARAIGCSMPRITFGHILPNIISPLITTYVLELAHMIGAEANMSFLGYGIQPPLASWGLMIGEGREYITSAWWLVVFPGLIIALTILCLNLVGNWVREEFDPLLGRR; encoded by the coding sequence ATGGCAGCAAAGCCCTGGCACGCCTGGGGGCAGCGCTTCGCCGGTAACCGCGTGGCCCTGGTGGCCCTGCTTGTGCTCTTGATCATCGTTCTGGCCAGCTTCGCCGCCCCCTGGATCGCACCCTACAACCCCACCAAGGGTTCGCTGGCGGAACGGCTGTTGCCGCCTTCCTTGGCACCCCCCCGGGACGGAGGTTTCCCGCACCTTTTGGGCACCGACGCCCAGGGGCGCGACGTCCTGTCACGTCTCACTTACGGGGGCCGCGTGTCCCTCAGCGTAGCCTTCACCGTGGTGGCTTTAGCCGGCTGCCTCGGCACCGTGCTGGGCCTTGTCTCCGGCTACTTCGGCGGGAAGGTCGACCTGTTGCTGATGCGGCTGGTGGACATCCAGTCTTCCTTCCCCGGGCTCCTGGTGGCCCTCACCTTCGTCATGGTCCTGGGGCCGGGCCAGCGGAATCTCACCATCGCGCTCCTCATCAACGGCTGGATGGTGCACGCCCGGATGGCGCGCAGCCAGGTGCTCGCCCTGCGCGAGAGCACCATGGTGGAAGCCGCCCGGGCCATCGGCTGCAGCATGCCGCGCATCACGTTCGGGCACATCCTGCCGAACATCATCTCACCCCTCATCACCACCTACGTCCTGGAGCTGGCGCACATGATCGGGGCGGAAGCGAACATGAGCTTTCTGGGTTACGGGATTCAACCGCCCCTGGCCTCCTGGGGCCTGATGATCGGCGAGGGGCGGGAGTACATCACCAGTGCCTGGTGGCTGGTGGTATTTCCAGGGCTCATCATCGCCCTCACCATCCTGTGCCTGAACCTGGTGGGCAACTGGGTCCGGGAAGAGTTCGACCCGCTCCTGGGGCGCCGCTAG
- a CDS encoding ABC transporter ATP-binding protein: MSAAEELVRAKNLVKLFPLRTEGRGRRRSFVHAVDGVNLAIARGKTLGLVGESGCGKTTIGRLLLRLIEPTRGEVWFEGKNVCSLNRRELVWFRRSAQLIFQDAMSSFDPRKTVGAIVGEPLVVHRLARGAELRERVADLLKTVGLKPELAHEYPHTLAGGQKQCVGVARALALSPEFIVADEPISALDVSVRAQVLNLLLEVQEERSLTYLFISHDIRVVRFLADQIAVMYLGQVVETAEAEELFVRRYHPYTEALFEAVPVEDPALRRPRHILPGEVPSPVDPPPGCRFRPRCRCALPVCREETPPLVEKTPGHFAACWAEFEGSVTRCGVNTRAF, from the coding sequence ATGAGCGCAGCAGAGGAACTTGTGCGTGCCAAGAATCTGGTGAAACTCTTCCCTCTCCGCACCGAGGGCAGGGGCCGGCGGCGCTCTTTCGTCCACGCCGTGGACGGTGTCAACCTGGCCATCGCCCGGGGGAAAACCTTGGGCCTGGTGGGCGAAAGCGGCTGTGGCAAGACGACCATCGGCCGGCTGCTTTTAAGGCTCATCGAACCCACCCGGGGTGAAGTGTGGTTTGAAGGAAAGAACGTCTGCTCCTTGAATCGCCGAGAGCTGGTATGGTTCCGCCGCTCGGCGCAGCTCATCTTTCAGGACGCCATGAGCTCCTTTGACCCGCGCAAAACGGTGGGAGCGATCGTGGGGGAACCGCTGGTGGTGCACCGGCTGGCGCGTGGAGCGGAACTGAGGGAGCGGGTGGCGGATCTCTTAAAGACCGTGGGGCTTAAGCCGGAGCTGGCGCACGAGTACCCCCACACCCTGGCCGGCGGCCAGAAACAGTGCGTGGGGGTCGCTCGGGCGCTGGCGCTGAGCCCTGAGTTCATCGTGGCCGATGAGCCCATCTCCGCCCTGGACGTCTCGGTGCGGGCACAGGTGCTCAACCTCCTCCTTGAGGTGCAGGAAGAGCGCAGCCTCACCTACCTCTTCATCTCCCATGACATCCGCGTGGTGCGCTTTCTGGCCGACCAGATCGCCGTGATGTACCTGGGGCAGGTCGTAGAAACGGCGGAGGCGGAAGAGCTTTTCGTCCGCCGTTACCACCCTTATACGGAAGCCCTATTTGAGGCCGTGCCGGTGGAAGACCCGGCGCTGCGCCGCCCCCGGCACATCCTCCCGGGCGAGGTGCCCTCGCCGGTGGACCCGCCGCCCGGCTGCCGCTTCCGGCCGCGGTGCCGCTGTGCCCTCCCTGTTTGCCGCGAAGAGACTCCCCCTTTGGTGGAAAAAACCCCCGGCCACTTCGCCGCCTGCTGGGCTGAGTTCGAGGGGAGCGTAACGCGATGTGGAGTAAATACTCGTGCCTTTTAG